The following are encoded together in the Pectobacterium wasabiae CFBP 3304 genome:
- a CDS encoding MBL fold metallo-hydrolase, with protein MTLLKPLALLLASCAFVPVFTQAQDIAQVKTQPGYYRIMLGQFEITALSDGTNTMPMDKLLQRTPPEKITELLAEKALPPQVETSINAYLVNTGKHLILIDTGNGKQSNPTVGKVLPNLIAAGYKPEQVDTVLMTHLHGDHFGGLVQDNKLNYPNATVYVSQPETDFWLSPENLKNAPENRKAAFQRVQNTFDAIKKANKLKTFPAQQAALLPGITAIPSPGHTPGHTSYMVESEGKKLLAWGDLVHAEAVQMSLPATTISFDSNMDQATESRNKALANAASQGYWVAGAHLPFPGIGHVGTRLERNGTTNGYRWLPVNYSVAGLKN; from the coding sequence ATGACGTTATTGAAACCATTAGCCTTATTACTCGCCTCATGTGCATTTGTACCTGTATTTACGCAGGCACAGGATATTGCCCAGGTTAAAACTCAGCCCGGCTATTACCGCATCATGCTGGGCCAGTTTGAAATCACTGCACTGTCTGATGGCACCAACACCATGCCTATGGATAAACTGTTGCAGCGCACCCCACCGGAAAAAATTACCGAACTGCTAGCGGAAAAAGCGCTCCCCCCACAGGTGGAAACATCGATCAATGCCTATTTGGTCAATACTGGGAAACACCTGATTCTGATCGATACAGGCAACGGCAAGCAGAGTAATCCTACGGTAGGGAAAGTGCTGCCGAATCTGATTGCGGCAGGTTACAAACCTGAGCAGGTCGATACCGTGTTGATGACCCACCTGCACGGCGACCATTTTGGCGGTTTGGTACAGGACAATAAGCTGAACTACCCGAACGCCACCGTGTATGTCAGTCAGCCAGAAACCGACTTCTGGCTTAGCCCGGAAAACCTGAAGAATGCGCCAGAAAACAGAAAAGCGGCGTTCCAACGCGTGCAAAACACCTTTGACGCCATTAAGAAAGCGAACAAGCTGAAGACCTTCCCGGCCCAACAGGCGGCACTGCTGCCCGGCATCACCGCGATTCCAAGCCCAGGACATACGCCAGGGCACACCTCGTATATGGTCGAAAGTGAGGGGAAAAAACTGCTGGCATGGGGAGACCTCGTTCATGCGGAAGCGGTACAGATGAGCTTACCAGCCACCACCATCAGCTTTGACTCGAATATGGATCAAGCGACAGAATCCCGTAATAAAGCGCTGGCTAACGCCGCCAGTCAGGGCTACTGGGTCGCAGGCGCTCACCTGCCCTTCCCCGGCATCGGCCACGTGGGTACACGTCTGGAACGCAACGGCACCACCAACGGTTACCGCTGGCTTCCCGTAAATTACAGCGTGGCTGGGTTAAAAAACTAA
- the queE gene encoding 7-carboxy-7-deazaguanine synthase QueE, with the protein MQYPINEMFQTLQGEGYFTGVPAVFVRLQGCPVGCSWCDTKHTWDKLAERETSLDQVLVKTEESDAWGAASADDILALMAQQGYTARHIVITGGEPCIHDLAPLTLQLEKQGFSCQIETSGTHDVRCSPKTWVTVSPKVNMRGGMRVLDQALQRADEIKHPVARERDIEALDALLARLDDDKPRIVALQPISQKEDATKLCIATCIARNWRLSMQTHKYLNIA; encoded by the coding sequence ATGCAGTACCCGATTAATGAAATGTTCCAGACGTTACAGGGCGAAGGCTATTTTACCGGTGTTCCGGCGGTGTTTGTGCGGCTGCAAGGTTGCCCGGTAGGCTGTAGCTGGTGCGATACCAAACATACCTGGGACAAACTGGCAGAGCGGGAAACCTCATTGGATCAGGTGCTGGTAAAAACGGAAGAAAGTGATGCCTGGGGCGCGGCGAGTGCGGACGATATTCTGGCTCTGATGGCGCAGCAGGGTTACACGGCACGCCATATTGTGATCACTGGTGGCGAGCCTTGCATCCATGATTTGGCACCGCTGACGCTACAGTTGGAAAAACAGGGATTCAGTTGCCAGATCGAAACCAGCGGCACGCACGACGTGCGTTGTTCGCCCAAAACCTGGGTGACGGTTTCGCCGAAAGTGAACATGCGTGGCGGCATGAGGGTGCTCGATCAGGCGCTACAGCGGGCGGACGAAATCAAACATCCGGTGGCGCGTGAACGTGACATTGAGGCGTTGGATGCACTGCTGGCGCGGCTTGATGATGATAAACCACGCATCGTGGCGCTACAGCCGATCAGTCAGAAAGAGGATGCGACCAAATTGTGCATCGCAACCTGCATCGCCCGCAACTGGCGGCTTTCGATGCAGACACACAAATACCTGAATATCGCCTGA
- a CDS encoding type VI secretion system Vgr family protein: protein MLNVKKPSAGLRFTLNIGNLPPETFTVVGFTLSEQFSLPFVLNLEAVSTHSSIAFGTVLDSTATLTIMQDTEVLRTVNGIVSEMEQGDAGLHQTRYRITIHPALWRAGLVRHSRIFQQQSVQEILETLLKKHLISDYAFALRYPRAVREFCVQYQESDADFINRLAAEEGMFYFFEHQHGKHTLVFADDCAALHTGPTLPYSPEKPIRSDEWCVTTFRRRENLRPSDVLLKDYTFKKPRWPAESREYARDTEHQSGRYLHYDYPGRYKGTGPTGEHFARWRIQALRNSAHQGEGATNCPALQPGIRFTLENHPLETHNTRWQITHSTYIGRQPQALETETGEEGTTLMGQFAFIPQDQTWRPLSLPKPRIDGAQIAIVTGPDTEEIFCDEYGRVRVRFLWDLSDKTDDSSSCWVRVSHPWAGQGWGMSAIPRIGHEVIVEFLNGDPDQPVIIGRTYHVSNLPPGNLPGTKTQMTLRSQTHKGDGFNELRFEDERDREEIYIHAQQDMNTDVLRDQSTTINRDMQLTVDNNRTAVIKVDDDESVGGYQTLSVTKDQSITIEGQHSTVVKKSRFLEVTDNDSLKVGKHISIHSDSGQILIGNAGGRIVIDPIGNIRIEGVSITLAEHSAGGMPPSPLFTYSARYTLFNEHTGAPLINAPYTIKGANGQVVSGKTDAQGRTLMMRTEKEDNLQLDIPETQKPVKTRYYQASNNAQVERVMEFKELHHE from the coding sequence ATGTTGAATGTAAAGAAACCATCGGCAGGCCTTCGATTTACGTTAAATATAGGAAATTTGCCGCCTGAAACCTTTACCGTTGTGGGATTCACGCTGAGTGAGCAATTTTCCCTGCCTTTCGTGCTCAATCTTGAGGCCGTGAGCACTCATTCCAGCATAGCGTTTGGCACGGTGCTGGATAGCACCGCCACACTAACCATAATGCAAGATACCGAGGTGCTACGCACCGTCAACGGCATCGTCAGTGAGATGGAACAAGGCGATGCCGGTTTGCACCAAACCCGCTACCGCATCACCATACACCCCGCGCTCTGGCGAGCTGGGCTGGTCAGACATTCACGTATTTTTCAGCAACAAAGTGTTCAAGAAATACTGGAAACATTACTCAAAAAACATCTCATCAGTGACTATGCCTTTGCTCTACGTTACCCCCGAGCAGTGCGTGAATTCTGTGTGCAATACCAGGAAAGCGATGCCGACTTTATCAATCGTCTGGCGGCAGAAGAAGGGATGTTCTATTTTTTCGAGCATCAACATGGCAAGCATACGCTCGTTTTTGCCGATGACTGTGCAGCACTGCATACAGGGCCGACGCTGCCCTACAGCCCTGAAAAACCAATCCGTTCAGACGAATGGTGTGTGACCACGTTCCGTCGCCGGGAAAACCTACGCCCTTCCGATGTATTGCTGAAAGATTACACCTTTAAAAAACCTCGCTGGCCGGCAGAATCTCGCGAGTATGCCCGAGATACCGAACACCAATCAGGCCGCTACCTTCACTATGACTATCCCGGGCGCTATAAAGGCACCGGGCCCACCGGGGAACATTTTGCACGGTGGCGTATTCAGGCCCTCCGCAACAGCGCTCATCAGGGGGAAGGCGCAACCAACTGCCCGGCACTTCAACCGGGGATCCGTTTTACTCTGGAAAACCATCCACTGGAAACGCATAACACGCGCTGGCAAATCACGCATTCCACCTACATAGGAAGGCAACCCCAGGCGCTGGAAACCGAAACTGGGGAAGAGGGAACGACGCTGATGGGGCAATTCGCCTTTATCCCGCAGGATCAAACCTGGCGTCCCCTTTCACTGCCCAAACCTCGTATCGATGGGGCACAGATTGCGATTGTCACAGGCCCAGACACTGAAGAAATTTTTTGCGATGAATACGGTCGCGTCAGAGTCCGTTTTCTCTGGGACTTATCCGACAAGACAGATGACAGCAGCTCCTGCTGGGTGCGGGTTTCTCACCCATGGGCAGGACAAGGCTGGGGGATGTCGGCTATTCCGCGCATCGGCCATGAGGTGATTGTTGAGTTTCTTAACGGCGACCCCGATCAGCCCGTCATTATTGGGCGCACCTACCACGTCAGCAATCTGCCCCCAGGTAACCTGCCAGGCACGAAAACCCAGATGACGCTTCGTTCACAAACGCATAAAGGTGACGGGTTCAATGAACTGCGATTTGAGGACGAACGAGACAGGGAGGAGATCTATATTCATGCCCAACAGGACATGAACACGGACGTGCTACGGGATCAATCGACGACGATCAACCGGGACATGCAACTGACGGTCGATAACAACCGGACCGCAGTGATTAAAGTGGACGATGACGAATCCGTAGGCGGATACCAGACGCTCAGCGTAACGAAAGATCAAAGCATCACGATTGAAGGGCAGCACAGCACGGTCGTCAAGAAGAGCCGTTTTCTTGAGGTGACGGACAATGATTCCCTGAAGGTTGGCAAGCACATCTCTATCCATTCCGACAGCGGCCAAATTTTGATTGGTAATGCCGGAGGGAGGATTGTCATTGATCCCATCGGCAATATCCGCATCGAAGGGGTAAGTATCACTCTGGCGGAACATTCTGCGGGTGGTATGCCACCGAGCCCACTATTCACTTATTCAGCGCGTTATACGTTATTCAATGAACATACCGGAGCCCCCTTGATCAATGCGCCTTACACCATCAAAGGGGCCAATGGTCAGGTCGTTTCTGGTAAAACCGACGCGCAGGGAAGAACCCTGATGATGCGAACGGAAAAAGAAGACAACCTGCAACTCGATATCCCGGAAACCCAAAAACCGGTTAAAACGCGCTATTACCAGGCCAGTAACAACGCACAGGTCGAGCGTGTAATGGAATTCAAGGAGTTACACCATGAGTAA
- a CDS encoding EAL domain-containing protein, giving the protein MNTTTLNIDGKIFRLTAEFQPIIHLPQNKIFRYEALARFYNSEGVLASTQQTIDKIEKCKAIDEVTDFMFDVVCQVIKNKSSMTISFNLSHLLFNNTAYLETLYQKCVMHKVSPQNIEIEISEKTTRQQLIDGIPFLNQAKQYGFMISLDDFGAGNLQVDSLSLFNFDTIKIDRSIIDGIGKEETKSQKLKVLLNKLIPLGVNIICEGVEKATDLNRLNKYHPIGIQGYIFYRPLTFSQLRLLEGF; this is encoded by the coding sequence ATGAATACAACAACATTAAATATCGATGGAAAAATTTTTAGGTTAACAGCAGAATTTCAGCCTATTATCCATCTCCCTCAAAATAAGATCTTCCGCTATGAAGCCCTAGCCAGGTTTTATAACTCGGAAGGTGTCTTAGCATCGACCCAGCAGACAATAGATAAAATTGAGAAATGTAAAGCAATCGATGAAGTGACAGATTTTATGTTTGATGTTGTCTGTCAGGTAATAAAAAATAAAAGCAGCATGACAATATCATTCAACTTGTCGCACCTGCTTTTTAATAACACCGCCTATTTGGAAACGTTGTATCAAAAATGCGTAATGCATAAGGTTAGCCCACAGAATATAGAAATAGAGATCAGTGAAAAAACGACCCGCCAACAGCTAATTGATGGAATTCCTTTTTTAAACCAAGCTAAACAATATGGTTTTATGATTTCATTAGATGATTTTGGCGCAGGAAACCTACAGGTAGATAGCCTGAGCTTGTTTAACTTTGATACAATAAAAATCGATCGCTCGATTATAGATGGCATCGGTAAAGAAGAGACAAAATCACAAAAACTAAAAGTCTTATTGAATAAACTCATTCCTCTTGGCGTAAATATTATCTGTGAAGGTGTTGAAAAAGCCACCGATTTAAATCGATTAAACAAATACCATCCTATTGGTATTCAAGGATATATTTTCTATCGCCCATTAACGTTCAGCCAATTAAGGCTGCTGGAAGGTTTTTAG
- the queD gene encoding 6-carboxytetrahydropterin synthase QueD: protein MVTTLFKDFQFEAAHHLPHVPEGHKCGRLHGHSFMVRLEITGEVDPYTGWVMDFSELKAAFKPTWEQLDHHYLNEIPGLENPTSEVLAHWIWHQLKPVLPLLSAVMVKETCTAGCVYKGE, encoded by the coding sequence ATGGTCACTACGCTATTTAAAGATTTTCAGTTTGAAGCCGCACATCATTTGCCTCACGTGCCGGAAGGCCACAAATGCGGGCGACTGCATGGGCACTCTTTCATGGTGAGACTGGAAATTACCGGTGAAGTGGATCCGTATACCGGCTGGGTGATGGATTTCTCTGAGCTTAAAGCCGCGTTCAAACCTACGTGGGAACAGTTGGATCACCACTATCTGAATGAAATCCCCGGCCTGGAAAACCCGACCAGCGAAGTGCTGGCGCACTGGATCTGGCACCAGTTGAAGCCAGTATTACCGCTGCTCAGCGCCGTGATGGTCAAAGAAACCTGCACCGCTGGCTGTGTCTATAAAGGCGAGTAA